Proteins from a single region of Thunnus albacares chromosome 16, fThuAlb1.1, whole genome shotgun sequence:
- the LOC122965639 gene encoding cytochrome c oxidase subunit 8A, mitochondrial-like → MASGILRMVGSVFVTSLTGPKEILKHTRSRIYSKPPRNRIGAGQSFFVMSVFAAAMLVPAAWILHHLPEYRRRSRQTPKA, encoded by the exons ATGGCGAGCGGCATCCTCAGGATGGTTGGCAGCGTCTTTGTGACATCTCTGACTGGTCCAAAAGAGATCCTGAAACATACGAGGTCGAGGATCTACAGCAAACCTCCCAGAAACCGGATTGGAGCCGGG CAAAGTTTCTTTGTCATGTCGGTGTTCGCGGCGGCCATGTTGGTTCCTGCTGCCTGGATCCTCCATCATCTGCCGGAGTATCGCCGGAGATCCCGCCAGACGCCGAAGGCCTGA